The segment acaattaaacctAGTTAGCTCAATTGTATGTAAAtttcttcgttttttttttttttgaatgactTGTAAAACAAGTTTGAATTGTAGTAATGTTTTactatttatcatcaaataaatatatcaaaaagtgAAATTACATCACATAAAATAGCCAAAGCTAAATGTACGTTTTATTGGATCCCAATAATATCTATCCCAATTTTGTTTCGTTGATGCTTCTTcactgtaaagaaaaaaaacaaaatattaatacattaattttcagtctcaattgttgatgaagataataaacataataatatataaaatgtaaattaaataataataatttaccttgTTGGAACACCAGTTTGTGTCAAGTTAACTTCAGTATGATCACTTTTTTCactaatatcaaaattaactaAACTGTAATGTCCATTTGGCCAATGTCTACATCTccatttttgtataatttttgtcggtgataattcaacaaattcaCCAGAAATATTGCCATTAAACATTTCAAATTTACCACCTTTTTTTGATTCCAATTGAACTGGTCCACCAGTAAATGCTTGTACCATCTGTaatgaatttgatattttaattatttaaaaattaattaaaatataaatttaatttttatctgtttTATTTACCTCAATTGTtgtaaaaacattataaaattcttGACCACGacattgaaatttttgttgttgactaacagttgttgttgatattttagCTCCAACTGTGTCTTTTGATATAACAGttgaattcattttttctttaatatttattccaGTTTTTGTTACTTTTGTAACAACTTGATTTGAATCTTTTTTTGGAAGAATCATACCCTTTGAAAattctataataaaaaataaatcattcaataattgctgtatattgattttattaataataataaaaaaattaaattatttaccttcTTTTAATGCAGAAACATATTGTTCTAATTTTTGTCTAACTGTATTTTTACCCTTGGTGTGTAAAAAATGCTTAACTTTTTCACCCTCATCAGTGCTTGTCTTCAAGCTAAATTCaatcttaaataaataattatatttcattaataataaatataacaatatttataaataaatttaacaaaaataaaatatataccgaAACTTCAGATATATCATTCTCTTCAGATAAATTTGGAATTGTTACTTTTCCTTCAATTTTTGAATCATCATCAGATACCCATTTAAGTACAATATTCCattcatagaaaaatattaattttccttT is part of the Aphidius gifuensis isolate YNYX2018 linkage group LG1, ASM1490517v1, whole genome shotgun sequence genome and harbors:
- the LOC122861022 gene encoding activator of 90 kDa heat shock protein ATPase homolog 1, whose product is MAKWGEGDPRWIVEERPDATNVNNWHWTEKNACAWSKDKIKELFKDLEISGDKISCSVTEIETCDGEAVVNNRKGKLIFFYEWNIVLKWVSDDDSKIEGKVTIPNLSEENDISEVSIEFSLKTSTDEGEKVKHFLHTKGKNTVRQKLEQYVSALKEEFSKGMILPKKDSNQVVTKVTKTGINIKEKMNSTVISKDTVGAKISTTTVSQQQKFQCRGQEFYNVFTTIEMVQAFTGGPVQLESKKGGKFEMFNGNISGEFVELSPTKIIQKWRCRHWPNGHYSLVNFDISEKSDHTEVNLTQTGVPTSEEASTKQNWDRYYWDPIKRTFSFGYFM